One segment of Sinorhizobium sp. BG8 DNA contains the following:
- a CDS encoding methionine ABC transporter permease has protein sequence MSFDNLYWGDIGAALGQTLAMVGGALALTVLVGLPLGILLYLTGRQQLFQAPVAYGSLSFVLNIIRSVPFIVLLIVLMPVTVIVTGTSLGIRGVIFPLVVGTSPFFARLVETALREVDRGIIEASLAMGASTSQTILRAVLPEALPSLLAGVTVTAIVLVDYTAMSGAIGGGGLGDLAIRYGYHRFQTEIMLVCVAILIVFVQLIQAGGNRLVIHFSRK, from the coding sequence ATGTCGTTTGACAATCTCTATTGGGGCGACATCGGTGCGGCGCTCGGCCAGACACTGGCCATGGTCGGGGGAGCCCTGGCTCTGACCGTCCTGGTCGGCCTCCCGCTCGGCATCCTGCTTTACCTCACCGGACGCCAGCAGCTTTTTCAGGCACCGGTCGCCTATGGCAGCCTTTCCTTCGTGCTGAACATAATCCGGTCGGTACCGTTCATCGTCCTGCTGATCGTTCTGATGCCGGTGACGGTCATCGTCACGGGAACATCACTCGGCATCCGGGGCGTGATCTTTCCGCTCGTCGTCGGTACGTCGCCCTTCTTTGCGCGGCTTGTCGAGACGGCGCTGCGCGAGGTCGACAGGGGCATCATAGAGGCGAGCCTCGCCATGGGCGCCTCGACCTCGCAGACGATCCTGCGCGCCGTCCTGCCGGAAGCTCTGCCCAGCCTGCTTGCCGGCGTGACCGTCACCGCGATCGTGCTCGTGGACTACACGGCCATGTCCGGCGCCATCGGCGGCGGCGGCCTCGGCGATCTCGCCATCCGCTACGGATACCACCGGTTCCAGACGGAGATCATGCTGGTCTGCGTCGCGATCCTCATCGTGTTCGTTCAACTCATCCAGGCGGGCGGCAACCGCCTCGTCATCCACTTTTCCCGCAAATGA